From a region of the Oncorhynchus nerka isolate Pitt River unplaced genomic scaffold, Oner_Uvic_2.0 unplaced_scaffold_1013, whole genome shotgun sequence genome:
- the LOC115115113 gene encoding zinc finger protein 501-like isoform X1: MSALRYCPHTKEEVGWTEKETLVKEEDDVAVKIEVEGEAVTVKEEEMDVRVNEEKGEFRVKEEGDVTKDMYICDVKKEEADTVEGEITVTLKEEEEETGDLINTRERRDYCGSSGEPQQRHEADEAEKSLSTSERLKHQQRPRGKKPHHCSNCGKSYSRLDSLKVHQRIHTGEKTNSCYQCGKSFTTSSQLTIHQRKHTGEKPYHCSDCGKSFAVSGYLQSHQRTHTGEKPYSCHQCGKSFAHSNTLISHLRIHTGEKSHSCSHCGKRCTSLAALKIHQRIHTGEKPYSCADCGKCFGLSGHLKLHQRTHTGDKPYRCDQCGKNFSYSGGLIVHQRIHTGEKPYSCDQCGKRFVTSNSRNIHQRTHTGEKPYHCSDCGKSFVSTGHLKVHQTTHTGEKPYSCNHCGMSFVTSGSLKRHQRTHTGEKPYSCDQCGKSFVTSSCCAIHQRTHTGDKPYHCSDCGMHFVSSGCLKSHQRTHTGEKCHSCDQCDKRYSDKRSLIKHQKIHT, encoded by the exons ATGAGCGCACTAAGATACTGCCCCCATACTAAAGAAGAGGTCGGATGGACGGAGAAAGAAACTCTCGTGAAGGAAGAGGATGATGTCGCAGTTAAAAtagaagtagagggtgaggctgttacagtgaaagaagaagagatgGACGTTAGAGtgaatgaagagaaaggagagttcagagtgaaagaggagggggaTGTTACCAAAGATATGTATATCTGTGATGTAAAAAAAGAGGAGGCGGAtacagtggagggagagataacTGTCACattgaaagaagaagaagaggagacaggagatctgattaacacca gagagagacgtgactattgtggatcctctggggagcctcaacaacgtCATGAagctgacgaggcagagaagagtctgtCCACATCAGAACGGCTCAAACACCAGCAGAGACCCAGAGGGAAGAAACCTCACCACTGCTCTAACTGTGGGAAGAGTTACTCAAGATTAGATTCACTAAAAgtacaccagagaattcacactggagagaaaaCGAATAGCTgttatcaatgtgggaagagttttactacatctagccagctgactatacaccagagaaaacacacaggagagaaaccttaccactgctctgactgtggaaagagttttgctGTCTCAGGATATTTACAAtcacatcagagaacacacacaggagagaagccttatagctgtcatcaatgtgggaagagttttgctcaCTCAAACACACTGATATCACACTtgagaatacacactggagagaaatctCATAGCTGCTCTCATTGTGGGAAGAGGTGCACATCTTTAGCAGCCCTTAAAATACATCAGAGAATCcatacaggagagaaaccttatagctgcgCTGACTGTGGGAAGTGTTTTGGTTTGTCAGGACATTTAAaattacaccagagaacacacacaggagataaaCCTTATAggtgtgatcaatgtgggaagaattTTAGTTACTCAGGTGGCCTGATAGTACATCAGAGAATCcatacaggagagaaaccttatagctgtgatcaatgtgggaagagatttgtTACATCTAATAGTCGTAATATACAccaaagaacacacacaggagagaaaccttaccaTTGCTCTGACTGCGGAAAGAGCTTTGTTTCGACAGGACATTTAAAAGTacaccagacaacacacacaggagagaagccttatagctgtaatCATTGTGGCATGAGTTTTGTTACATCGGGCAGCCTGAAaagacaccagagaacacacacaggagagaagccttatagctgtgatcaatgtgggaagagttttgttacATCTAGCTGTTGTgctatacaccagagaacacacacaggagataaaCCTTATcattgctctgactgtggaatgCATTTTGTTTCATCAGGATGTTTaaaatcacaccagagaacacacacaggagagaagtgtcatagctgtgatcaatgtgacaagagatactctgataaaagatCTCTGATTAAACATCAGAAAATTCATACATga
- the LOC115115113 gene encoding zinc finger protein 501-like isoform X2 produces the protein MSALRYCPHTKEEVGWTEKETLVKEEDDVAVKIEVEGEAVTVKEEEMDVRVNEEKGEFRVKEEGDVTKDMYICDVKKEEADTVEGEITVTLKEEEEETGDLINTRERPHSHNRKSPSGEPDPEMPNPARRHHCSQCGKSFTKLQNLKQHERTHKGEKPFQCFQCEKIFSRSQDFKKHERTHTGEMPFQCSQCGKGFNRLGSLKEHTMIHTGKKPHHCSQCGKSFNRLGNLKKHERIHSGVKPYQCSYCGKNFTQLENLKEHERTHTGEKPHHCSQCGKAFTTSRNLKEHKTKHTGEKPFHCSLCGKNFTHLGNLKKHERIHSGDKPYPCSHCGRSFRWLGTLKQHERIHTGEKPFQCSQCGKSFTQIGNLKAHERTHSGEKPFQCSQCGKSFTVFVSLKEHKRIHTGEKPYQCSHCGKSFRGLGNQKKHERTHTGEKPY, from the exons ATGAGCGCACTAAGATACTGCCCCCATACTAAAGAAGAGGTCGGATGGACGGAGAAAGAAACTCTCGTGAAGGAAGAGGATGATGTCGCAGTTAAAAtagaagtagagggtgaggctgttacagtgaaagaagaagagatgGACGTTAGAGtgaatgaagagaaaggagagttcagagtgaaagaggagggggaTGTTACCAAAGATATGTATATCTGTGATGTAAAAAAAGAGGAGGCGGAtacagtggagggagagataacTGTCACattgaaagaagaagaagaggagacaggagatctgattaacacca GAGAAAGACCACACTCtcacaacaggaagagtccatcaGGGGAACCAGACCCAGAGATGCCAAATCCAGCCAGACgacaccactgctcccagtgtggaaagagttttaccaaGTTACAGAACCTAAAACAGCATGAGAGGACACACAAAGGAGAAAAGCCTTTTCAATGCTTTCAGTGTGAAAAAATATTTTCACGTTCACAGGATTTTAAAAagcatgagaggacacacacaggagaaatgcCCTTCCAATGCTCCCAGTGCGGAAAGGGTTTTAACCGGTTAGGGAGCCTGAAAGAACATAcaatgatacacacaggaaagaagcctcaccactgctcccagtgtggaaagagttttaaccGGTTAGGGAACCTGAAAAAGCATGAGAGAATACACTCTGGAGTGAAGCCTTACCAGTGTTCCTATTGTGGAAAGAATTTTACTCAGTTAGAGAACCTGAAGGAACATGAaaggacacacacaggggagaaaccacaCCATTGCTCTCAGTGTGGAAAGGCTTTTACCACGTCACGAAACCTTAAAGAGCATAAGACGAAACACACCGGAGAAAAGCCTTTCCACTGCTCCCTGTGTGGAAAGAATTTTACCCATTTAGGGAACCTGAAGAAACATGAGAGAATACATTCTGGAGATAAGCCGTACCCCTGTTCCCACTGTGGAAGGAGTTTTAGGTGGTTAGGAACCTTAAagcaacatgagagaatacacacgggagagaagcctttccaatgttcccagtgtggaaagagttttacccagATAGGTAACCTAAAAGCTCATGAGAGGACACACTCAGGAGAAAAGCctttccaatgttcccagtgtggaaagagttttactgtGTTTGTGAGCCTAAAAGAGCataagagaatacacacaggagagaagccctaCCAATGCTCCCACTGTGGCAAGAGTTTTAGGGGGTTAGGGAACCAGAAAAaacatgagaggacacacacaggagaaaagccttactAA